Proteins encoded together in one Caulobacter sp. FWC2 window:
- a CDS encoding ROK family protein, with the protein MVRIGIDFGGTKIEAAALSEDGRLLASLRAPTPNTYDAAIETLRDLIGRTEQQVGGRGSIGIGAPGSVSPRTGVMRNANAVYLNGRRFREDLSEALGRPIRLANDANCLALSEAVDGAAQGARTTFAIILGTGCGGGLVVDGKLVEGANGVGGEWGHIPLPWPTADEVPGPACWCGQHGCLETWVSGSGLRRDFKARTGRDLTGEAILAAAGQGDAEASAAFDRLVERLGRAMAVICNILDPDVFVLGGGLSNIDMLYERLPGLIEPRVFSDQWSARIVKAQWGDSSGVRGAARLWDLGAWADEVAA; encoded by the coding sequence ATGGTTCGGATCGGCATCGATTTTGGCGGCACGAAGATCGAGGCCGCGGCCCTGTCGGAAGACGGGCGGCTGCTGGCCAGTCTGCGAGCGCCCACGCCCAACACCTATGACGCGGCCATCGAGACCCTGCGCGACCTGATCGGCCGGACCGAGCAACAGGTCGGCGGGCGCGGGTCGATCGGCATCGGCGCGCCCGGATCGGTGTCGCCAAGGACGGGCGTGATGCGCAACGCCAACGCCGTCTATCTCAACGGCCGCCGGTTCAGGGAAGACCTGTCCGAGGCTCTGGGCCGGCCGATCCGCCTGGCCAACGACGCCAACTGCCTGGCCCTGTCCGAAGCGGTGGACGGCGCGGCGCAGGGCGCGCGGACGACCTTCGCGATCATCCTGGGCACCGGCTGCGGCGGAGGCCTGGTGGTGGACGGCAAACTGGTCGAAGGCGCCAACGGCGTCGGCGGCGAATGGGGCCATATTCCGCTGCCCTGGCCGACGGCCGATGAAGTTCCTGGTCCGGCCTGTTGGTGCGGCCAGCATGGCTGCCTGGAAACCTGGGTCTCGGGTTCGGGTCTGCGTCGCGACTTCAAGGCGCGGACCGGGCGCGACCTGACGGGCGAGGCGATCCTGGCTGCGGCGGGGCAGGGCGACGCCGAGGCCTCCGCAGCCTTCGACCGACTGGTCGAGCGCCTTGGCCGGGCCATGGCGGTGATCTGCAATATTCTCGATCCCGACGTCTTCGTGCTCGGCGGCGGTCTGTCCAATATCGACATGCTCTACGAGCGCCTCCCGGGACTGATCGAACCACGGGTCTTTTCGGACCAATGGTCGGCGCGGATCGTCAAGGCCCAATGGGGGGACTCGTCGGGCGTGCGAGGCGCGGCCCGTCTCTGGGATCTGGGCGCGTGGGCCGATGAAGTCGCAGCCTGA
- a CDS encoding AGE family epimerase/isomerase, protein MKSQPDPQARARAGYVRLLDWLVEAAVPLWSKAGIDACGAFHEILDADGVAVNAPRRARVQPRQLYALQAARRLGAKVDESVLRRGLQAFTTRYIRSDGLIRTLVAADGQVLDEAAVLYDQAFALLALASLKPLLGEDAQQAAMVLLRAVIVQFGRPGGFETTLPPSLPLASNPHMHLLEACLAWMAVSEDPAWSSTARQIVGLALEHFIAPVNSALREFFDETWRPAPGEAGRIVEPGHQFEWAWLLLSWSRLAKTDPLMLAARVAAMRLIANAEDFGVDPVRNVAMNGLLDDFSIHDAQARLWPQTERIKAWALASAQADGPWWDIVADAVEGLELYLRTPVRGLWFDTMTADGALANGPAPASSFYHIVCAIEVLGAALGDVRCAA, encoded by the coding sequence ATGAAGTCGCAGCCTGATCCCCAGGCCCGCGCGCGGGCCGGCTATGTCCGCCTGCTCGACTGGCTGGTCGAGGCCGCCGTCCCGCTGTGGAGCAAGGCCGGGATCGACGCCTGCGGCGCCTTTCACGAAATCCTCGACGCGGACGGCGTCGCGGTGAACGCGCCGCGCCGCGCCAGGGTCCAGCCCCGGCAGCTCTACGCGCTGCAGGCCGCGCGCCGGCTGGGCGCCAAGGTCGACGAGTCGGTGCTGCGCCGAGGCCTCCAGGCCTTCACGACCCGCTACATCCGCTCCGACGGACTGATCCGGACCCTCGTCGCGGCGGACGGCCAGGTGCTGGATGAAGCGGCGGTTCTCTACGATCAGGCTTTCGCGCTTTTGGCCCTGGCGAGCCTGAAGCCGCTGCTGGGTGAAGACGCCCAGCAAGCCGCGATGGTTCTGCTGCGGGCGGTCATCGTCCAGTTCGGGCGCCCTGGCGGGTTCGAGACGACGCTGCCGCCATCGCTGCCGCTGGCCTCCAACCCCCACATGCACCTGCTCGAAGCTTGCTTGGCCTGGATGGCTGTGAGCGAGGATCCGGCGTGGTCCAGCACGGCGCGTCAGATCGTCGGCTTGGCGCTGGAGCACTTCATCGCGCCGGTCAACAGCGCCTTGCGGGAGTTCTTCGACGAGACCTGGCGGCCCGCGCCGGGGGAGGCCGGGCGCATCGTCGAGCCCGGGCACCAGTTCGAGTGGGCCTGGCTGCTGCTGAGCTGGAGCCGCCTGGCCAAGACCGATCCGCTGATGCTCGCCGCCCGGGTCGCGGCCATGCGCCTGATCGCCAACGCCGAGGATTTCGGGGTTGACCCGGTCCGTAACGTCGCGATGAATGGCCTGCTGGACGATTTCTCGATCCATGACGCGCAGGCCAGGCTCTGGCCGCAGACCGAGCGGATCAAAGCCTGGGCCCTGGCGAGCGCCCAAGCCGACGGACCGTGGTGGGATATCGTCGCCGACGCCGTCGAGGGCTTGGAGCTCTATCTGCGCACGCCGGTGCGGGGCCTTTGGTTCGACACCATGACCGCCGACGGCGCGCTGGCCAACGGCCCGGCGCCGGCCAGTTCCTTCTATCACATCGTCTGTGCGATCGAGGTGCTGGGCGCGGCCTTGGGAGACGTCCGTTGCGCCGCATGA